Sequence from the Polyangiaceae bacterium genome:
CGCACCTGCTCGCGGATCGCCACCCACTGATCCATGAGGTCCGCCACGTCGCGGTACGCCTTGGAGAGCTCGGCGTACGGCTCCTGGAAGCCACTCCGCCCCTCCCAAAGGATCACCTGACGATGGGTCGCGACCACCTGTTCGCGTTGTGCGTCGAAGTGCCGCCTGAGCTCGGTGACGCGCTGATCGGCTTCCTTGGCCTTGTCTCGGCCACGACTCGCGTCGATGCCCAGGGCATCCATCGCGTTACCGAAGCGCTGCCGGCCTTCTTTCCCGCGCTTTTCGATCGCCTCGAGTTTGCGCTGGTCCTGCATCCCTCGGTTGCGCAGCTCACTCACTTCCTGCACCAAGCGTTTCACCCCGGAAAGCTTGTCCAGCAGATCGCGTGGCGGGTTTGCTGGGTAGACCTTGGTGAGCATCTGCTCGAACACGATGGTGCGACGCACCCAGCGGTCGAGCGCCACGGGGGGTAGCGTTGGAGCGGGACCGGCATCGCTGAAGCGCTCGTGAGGCTCCTCGGGGACGCGAATGCCGATGGCGCCCGCGATGGCGACTAGATCATTGTGCAAACGATGTGCGTCGACGGGACGATCCTTTGGATCTTTCGCCATCAGCTGCACGACGAGTTGATCAATCGCCTCGGGGATCGAGTCGTCTACCGCACGTGGATGCGGCGGCGCTTCCTTCATGTGTTTGAGGAAGAACGTCGCAACGTCCGGTGCATCGAAAGGCAAGAGGCCCGTGAGCATCTCGTACATGATCACGCCCACGGCATACAGATCCGCTGCCGGGCCCGCCTCCGTCGAGGTGATGCGCTCGGGGGCCATGTACTGCGGCGTTCCGAAGACCTCACCAGCACCCGTAAGCCGGGTGTCCTGCATCGACCGCGCGATACCGAAGTCGAGCAGCTTGATCACTTCGCTGCCGTCATCGGCGCGAGCGACGAAGATGTTCTCCGGCTTCAGGTCCCGATGGATCACCTCGAAGTCGTGGGCGCGCGCGAGGGCGCGGGCGATCTGGATCCACTGAGGGAGCGCGCGCTCCAGCGGAACCTTTCCGCGCGAAACCAGCTCGGCGAGCGACTCACCGACCAGTAGCTCCATCACCAAATAGAGCGTGCCGTCCTCCAGCTCACCCTGGTCGAAGATCTCGATGATGTTGGGATGAGCGAGCTTCTGGGCGCTCTTCGCTTCCCGACGGAAGCGCTCCCGCACAACCTTGTTGCCGGCGAGCGCCGCACTCATGATCTTCACGGCGCAGGGTCGGTCCACAAGGCGATGACGGGCGCGGTAGACCGTGGCCATGCCACCTTCGCCGAGCACGTCCTCGATCAAGTAGCGACCGCCGATCGTGCTGCCGATCAACGGATCCTGGATTTCGATCAGCTGGTTCCCGTCGACAAAGCAGGTCGTGCTCTCACTGGGATACTTCAGATTGCAGACGGGGCACTGCTTCATGACTGAGAGCCAACGGGCGTTCCGGGGACGCGTTCAGACGAGAGGGAGAGTACACCAGGCAGCTCTGGAAGCGGACGCGTCCGAGCCAACAAACCGCTCCGGTTCACAGCCGAGAAGCGCCCTCAGCATCAAAAGGTGCTCTGGTCGGCCGCGACTCGAAACCCGCTCAGTTCCACTCTGTTCGGCGTAAACTTCATTCATTTCAACAACTTAGAGACAAACTCAGGGTTCGAAGGGCTGCTGTGTGGCGATCACGACCCCAGACTGCTCCGCCTCGGCTGCCTCGCTGGCAGCTTGATCGCGAGCCTCTACCGAACCCTCAGCGGGCGGTGGCAACAAGTCG
This genomic interval carries:
- a CDS encoding protein kinase; this translates as MKQCPVCNLKYPSESTTCFVDGNQLIEIQDPLIGSTIGGRYLIEDVLGEGGMATVYRARHRLVDRPCAVKIMSAALAGNKVVRERFRREAKSAQKLAHPNIIEIFDQGELEDGTLYLVMELLVGESLAELVSRGKVPLERALPQWIQIARALARAHDFEVIHRDLKPENIFVARADDGSEVIKLLDFGIARSMQDTRLTGAGEVFGTPQYMAPERITSTEAGPAADLYAVGVIMYEMLTGLLPFDAPDVATFFLKHMKEAPPHPRAVDDSIPEAIDQLVVQLMAKDPKDRPVDAHRLHNDLVAIAGAIGIRVPEEPHERFSDAGPAPTLPPVALDRWVRRTIVFEQMLTKVYPANPPRDLLDKLSGVKRLVQEVSELRNRGMQDQRKLEAIEKRGKEGRQRFGNAMDALGIDASRGRDKAKEADQRVTELRRHFDAQREQVVATHRQVILWEGRSGFQEPYAELSKAYRDVADLMDQWVAIREQVRQAERFLADKRTEVDDLEFQVKSLRESMARHEETIEQERAQCESAISTAGKRADDLESELLELASAFCAPLRANPELRPLFQELEADAA